Within the Nitrosarchaeum sp. genome, the region ATCCGAAAGAGCGGCAGATGCTGCTTGTTGTGCTAATCCAGAAATATTCCAAGGAATGTTGATTTTATTTAAAACCAAAGCCATTTGTTTAGAACCTATTCCATAACCAATTCGTATTCCAGCTAATGCAAATGATTTTGTCAAAGATCTTAAAATAAACAAATTGTTATATTTTCTAATGAGATGAATTACGGATTCATCACAATCTGGGACTAATTCAATAAAACATTCATCTACAAAAACTAAAGTTTTCTGTTTATTTGCTAATATGATTATTTTTTGTAATATTTTTTTTGATAGTAGATTCCCAGTTGGATTGTTTGGATTACAAATAAAGATACATCCATTATTTGGAATTTTAGAAATAAATTTGTCAATATTTTTTCCTAGATCCATTGTTTTAAAAAACGTAATTTTTGCCCCACATAGTTTTGCTGCAGATTCATATTCACCAAATGTTGGAATTGGAATCAAAACAGGTGTTTGATTAGATATAAAAGCTCTACAGAAATTATAAATGATTTCTGTAGCACCATTTCCTACAACAATTTGTGATGATGGTATTTTGATATAACGTTCTAGATTTTTTCTAAGTTGATTAGAATTGGAGTCAGGATAGATTTGTATTGAATCAATATGATTTTTTATTGTTTTACGAACAATAGAAGGAATTCCAAGGGGGCTGATATTTGAGCTAAAATCCACAATATCAGAATTAGGATTATTTATTGAAAATGGGCCACCATGTTGAATTCGTTTATGTTCAGAGATGTAGGGATTAAGCCTCATATTTTGAAATATTCTGTGCTAATATAGTATGTTTTGGTTAAATTCAGAAAACGATTATTAATTGTATGAATAGATTTTTAGATCATGGATAAGAAAAGAGTTGCAATTGTAGGAGTTACAGGATCAGTAGGTCAAGAATTTGTATTATCATTAAATAATCATCCTTGGTTTCAAGTTACACAAATAGCAGCATCTGAGCGATCTGCTGGAAAAAAATATCTTGAAGCAATTAGAGATCCCAATAGTGGAATAATTTCATGGGAAGTAGACGGACAAATTCCTGAATACATAAAAGAAATGACTGTGAAAAATATTAGCGAGTTAGATTTAACTCAATTAGACTTGGTATTTTCAGCAGTTGAATCAAAGGCAGCTAGAGATATTGAAACTCAGATAGCAGCAGAATTACCAGTTATTTCAACTAGTTCAGCTTATCGTTATGAAGAGGATGTACCAATTCTAATTCCTGGAATTAATGATGAACAATCAGAATTATTAGAAATACAAAAAAAGAATAGAAATTGGAAGGGTTGGGTTGCACCTCTCCCAAATTGTACCACTACAGGTTTAGCAATTACTTTAAAACCACTTTATGAAAAATATGGTGCAAAAAAAGTGATGATGACCTCAATGCAAGCAATATCTGGTGCAGGTCGTGCTCCGGGTGTATCTGCAATGAACATCACAGATAACATTATACCATTCATTGCAAAAGAAGAAGAAAAAGTAAGAATTGAAACTAGAAAAATCCTAGGTAAATTGATAAACGGAAAAATTCAAGATGCTAACATTAAAGTCAGTTGTACGTGTACTAGAGTTCCAGTAATTGATGGTCATACAGAATCAGTGTTTGTGGAAACTGAAAAGGAGATTAACTCACAAAGTGCCAAACAAGTTTACGATGATGCTAATAATGAGAGTACTGTAGTAGGACTTCCTTCATCTCCTGAAAAGTATTATGCATTTCATGAAGATCCAACACGACCTCAACCAAGAATGGAACGCAGTGTGGGTGATGGTATGACTACAACAATTGGAAGAGTTGAAAAAGAAGAATTATTTGATCATGGGTTAAAGTATGTATTATTCTCACATAATAAAAAAATGGGTTCCGCAAAAGGAGCTGTTTTATTAGCAGAGATGCTTTACAAAAAAGGTAAAATTTAGAGTATTTTTTGAAATTTTTACAATAATAACTTTATAAGAACCAGAAATCTAGATCGTTTCGAGAGTTTTAAATGGTAAAAGTTGATGATTTAGATTTGCAAATTTTATCCGAGTTGTCTAATGATGCTTCAATTTCAATTCCAA harbors:
- the hisC gene encoding histidinol-phosphate transaminase codes for the protein MRLNPYISEHKRIQHGGPFSINNPNSDIVDFSSNISPLGIPSIVRKTIKNHIDSIQIYPDSNSNQLRKNLERYIKIPSSQIVVGNGATEIIYNFCRAFISNQTPVLIPIPTFGEYESAAKLCGAKITFFKTMDLGKNIDKFISKIPNNGCIFICNPNNPTGNLLSKKILQKIIILANKQKTLVFVDECFIELVPDCDESVIHLIRKYNNLFILRSLTKSFALAGIRIGYGIGSKQMALVLNKINIPWNISGLAQQAASAALSDISYLNKVKKLIKKESLYLINSISKLKNFQCIDTSTNFILIKTKIKSNTLQKKLLEKKILVRDCRTIRGLNNNYIRIAVKTRQENQKLINALERL
- the asd gene encoding aspartate-semialdehyde dehydrogenase: MDKKRVAIVGVTGSVGQEFVLSLNNHPWFQVTQIAASERSAGKKYLEAIRDPNSGIISWEVDGQIPEYIKEMTVKNISELDLTQLDLVFSAVESKAARDIETQIAAELPVISTSSAYRYEEDVPILIPGINDEQSELLEIQKKNRNWKGWVAPLPNCTTTGLAITLKPLYEKYGAKKVMMTSMQAISGAGRAPGVSAMNITDNIIPFIAKEEEKVRIETRKILGKLINGKIQDANIKVSCTCTRVPVIDGHTESVFVETEKEINSQSAKQVYDDANNESTVVGLPSSPEKYYAFHEDPTRPQPRMERSVGDGMTTTIGRVEKEELFDHGLKYVLFSHNKKMGSAKGAVLLAEMLYKKGKI